A stretch of the Planktothricoides raciborskii GIHE-MW2 genome encodes the following:
- the hypE gene encoding hydrogenase expression/formation protein HypE — MPEYTRTCPIPIQQYPHILLAHGGGGKLMHQLIEKMFISTFGDDSHIPHDATVLTLPTQKIAMTTDSYVVRPLFFPGGDIGSLAIHGTVNDLAMAGARPLYLTVGLILEEGLPMETLWRIVQSMQQAAENAGVKIVTGDTKVVDKGKGDGIFINTAGVGIVEHSLAIAPGSVQPGDILLVNGDLGRHGIAIMALREGLDFETEIESDSAPVADLVGQLLQAGIEIHCLRDLTRGGLASTLNEIAEAAGFEISIDELAIPVREDVQGACELLGFDPLYVANEGRFVAFVAPADAQKALEIMRSHPLGINASQIGSVSATANSLVKLKSRIGAQRILDMLSGEQLPRIC, encoded by the coding sequence ATGCCAGAGTACACCCGCACCTGTCCGATTCCGATTCAGCAATATCCTCATATCCTCTTAGCCCACGGGGGCGGTGGTAAGCTGATGCATCAATTAATTGAAAAGATGTTTATCTCCACCTTTGGGGATGATAGCCACATTCCCCATGACGCCACTGTGTTGACTCTGCCCACCCAGAAAATAGCCATGACCACGGACTCCTATGTGGTGCGTCCGCTATTTTTTCCCGGAGGGGATATTGGTTCATTAGCCATTCACGGCACGGTGAATGATTTGGCGATGGCTGGAGCCCGTCCGCTTTATTTAACCGTTGGGTTGATTTTAGAAGAAGGACTCCCTATGGAAACCCTCTGGCGGATTGTCCAATCGATGCAGCAAGCGGCCGAAAATGCTGGGGTGAAGATTGTTACTGGCGATACCAAAGTGGTTGACAAAGGTAAAGGGGACGGAATTTTTATCAATACCGCAGGGGTGGGAATTGTTGAACATTCCCTGGCGATCGCGCCCGGTTCCGTGCAACCAGGGGATATTTTATTAGTGAATGGCGACCTGGGACGGCATGGCATCGCGATTATGGCCCTGCGGGAAGGATTGGATTTTGAAACCGAGATCGAAAGTGATTCTGCCCCGGTTGCGGATTTAGTTGGTCAACTTTTACAAGCGGGCATTGAAATTCATTGTTTGCGAGATTTGACTCGCGGGGGTTTAGCCAGCACTTTAAATGAAATTGCTGAGGCGGCAGGTTTTGAGATTTCTATTGATGAATTGGCGATTCCGGTGCGGGAAGATGTGCAAGGGGCTTGTGAATTGTTAGGATTTGACCCCCTTTATGTGGCCAATGAAGGAAGATTTGTGGCTTTTGTCGCCCCTGCGGATGCCCAGAAAGCTTTGGAAATTATGCGATCGCACCCCTTGGGAATCAATGCCAGTCAAATTGGTTCCGTGAGTGCAACCGCGAATTCTTTGGTGAAGCTGAAAAGTAGAATTGGTGCTCAACGGATTCTGGATATGCTCAGTGGCGAACAGC
- a CDS encoding DUF4327 family protein: MIPSVRYSIDVIKEEVRDLVNKKLISRRQSIYNICQYIPVREWQEVERELENHGFLLRDRIIDLMGREDWYED; encoded by the coding sequence ATGATTCCATCCGTTCGATACTCCATCGATGTGATTAAGGAAGAAGTCCGCGATTTGGTTAACAAAAAATTAATCAGCCGTCGGCAGTCAATTTACAATATTTGTCAATATATCCCGGTTAGAGAATGGCAAGAGGTGGAGAGAGAGTTAGAAAATCACGGATTTTTACTCAGAGATAGAATTATTGACCTAATGGGTCGAGAAGATTGGTACGAAGACTAA
- a CDS encoding HypC/HybG/HupF family hydrogenase formation chaperone encodes MCLAVPGKIISITGEDPLMRSGKVSFGGVLKNVSLAYVPQAKVGDYAIIHVGFAISLIDEEEAQQTLDDLKKLAS; translated from the coding sequence ATGTGTTTAGCTGTACCAGGGAAAATTATCAGTATTACCGGGGAAGATCCACTAATGCGTTCTGGGAAAGTCAGCTTTGGTGGGGTTCTCAAAAATGTCAGTCTGGCTTATGTTCCTCAAGCGAAAGTCGGAGATTATGCTATTATTCATGTAGGCTTCGCCATTAGTCTCATCGATGAAGAAGAAGCTCAACAAACTTTAGACGACTTAAAAAAACTAGCCAGTTAA
- the nifJ gene encoding pyruvate:ferredoxin (flavodoxin) oxidoreductase: MTTRTYATLDGNEAVARVAYKLNEVIAIYPITPSSPMGEWADDWMSQGRPNLWGTIPTVMEMQSEAGAAGTVHGALQGGAMTTTFTASQGLLLMIPNLYKIAGELTSAVIHVAARSLAAQGLSIFGDHSDVMAVRATGIALLSSGSVQEAQDMALIAQAATLESRVPFIHFFEGFRISHEVQKVELLDESVLRAMIDDDLVLAHRARGMTPDRPVLRGTAQNPDIYFQARETVNPFYDACPDIVQKAMDKFAELTGRQYKIYQYEGAPDADRVIVVMGCGGETTHELVDYLTAKGEKVGVLKVRLYRPLDAQRLVAELPKTVKKIAVLDRTKEPGSAGEPLYLDVVTALNEAWEGPMPKVVGGRYGLSSKEFNAAMAKGVFDNLAQDKPKNHFTIGINDDLGHTSIAYDPKFSVEPDNVVKAMFYGLGADGTVGANKNSIKIIGEETDNYAQGYFVYDSKKSGAMTVSHLRFGPNPIRSIYLIEQANFVGCHQWIFLEKFDVLRSAGQGATFLLNSPFGPDEVWDQLPIEVQEDIVRKNLKLFVINANKVARENGMAGRINTIMQVCFFALSNVLPREEAIAQIKKAIKKTYGKKGEEIVRVNLQAVDNTLDNLFEVNIGDVTSTIKRPPAVSPLAPDFVREVEAKMLIKEGEDLPVSALPCDGTYPTGTAKWEKRNLAEEIPVWDPDVCVQCGKCIMVCPHAVIRGKAYDESQLANAPATFKFTDTKDKDFAGTKFTIQVAPEDCTGCGICVDVCPAKNKAQPSRKAINMAEQLPLRQPEAENWEFFLKLPNPDRQQLHIDRIRQQQWQEPLFEFSGACAGCGETPYVKLISQLFGDRMIVANATGCSSIYGGNLPTTPWAQNADGRGPTWSNSLFEDNAEFGLGFRLTVNKFAQFAGELLVKLGGEVGDNLVRDILNNTQKSEADIWEQRERVAALKEKLQQINSPDAKQLLSLADYLVKKSVWILGGDGWAYDIGYGGLDHVLASGHNVNVLVMDTEVYSNTGGQSSKATPRGAVAKFAAGGKPSPKKDLGMMMMTYGNIYVASVAMGARDEHTLKAFIEAEAYDGPSIIIAYSHCIAHGINMTTAMSHQKEVVESGRWLLYRYNPALKEQGLNPLQLDSRSPKKKVADSLLQENRFKMLTKSKPEAAKVLQKQAQQDVDDRWKVYEYLASRSLENGNGNGHQ; this comes from the coding sequence ATGACTACACGAACTTATGCAACCCTAGACGGGAACGAGGCAGTCGCCCGCGTTGCCTACAAGCTTAATGAAGTGATTGCCATTTATCCCATCACACCCTCCTCACCAATGGGTGAATGGGCCGATGATTGGATGTCACAAGGTCGTCCCAACTTATGGGGCACTATTCCCACGGTGATGGAAATGCAATCCGAAGCCGGGGCAGCGGGAACCGTTCACGGTGCCTTGCAAGGCGGGGCAATGACTACCACCTTCACCGCATCTCAGGGATTATTATTAATGATCCCCAACTTGTACAAGATTGCCGGTGAACTGACCAGCGCGGTGATCCATGTGGCGGCGCGATCGCTTGCGGCCCAAGGGCTGTCAATTTTCGGCGATCACAGCGACGTGATGGCAGTGCGGGCAACGGGAATTGCCCTGCTGAGTTCCGGTTCGGTACAAGAAGCCCAAGACATGGCTTTAATTGCCCAAGCCGCAACTTTAGAATCGCGGGTGCCTTTTATTCACTTCTTTGAAGGCTTCCGCATTTCCCACGAAGTGCAAAAAGTGGAACTGCTCGACGAGAGCGTTCTGCGGGCAATGATTGATGATGATTTGGTATTAGCTCACCGGGCCCGTGGCATGACCCCAGACCGTCCCGTGTTGCGCGGTACGGCTCAAAACCCGGATATCTATTTCCAAGCCCGTGAAACTGTCAACCCGTTCTACGATGCTTGTCCCGATATTGTCCAGAAAGCAATGGACAAATTTGCGGAACTAACCGGGCGTCAATATAAGATTTATCAGTATGAAGGCGCACCCGATGCCGACCGTGTGATTGTGGTGATGGGTTGCGGTGGGGAAACCACTCACGAATTGGTGGATTATTTAACCGCTAAAGGCGAAAAAGTTGGTGTGCTGAAAGTGCGTTTGTATCGCCCGTTAGACGCCCAACGGTTAGTAGCTGAACTGCCAAAAACCGTCAAGAAAATTGCCGTGCTCGATCGCACCAAAGAACCAGGATCTGCTGGAGAACCCCTCTATTTAGATGTGGTGACTGCCCTGAACGAAGCATGGGAAGGCCCAATGCCCAAAGTGGTTGGCGGTCGCTATGGTCTATCTTCTAAAGAATTTAACGCGGCGATGGCCAAAGGGGTATTTGATAATTTGGCCCAAGATAAGCCAAAGAATCATTTCACCATTGGCATTAACGACGACCTCGGCCATACTTCCATTGCTTATGACCCGAAATTCTCCGTAGAACCGGATAACGTGGTCAAGGCTATGTTCTACGGTTTGGGGGCTGATGGCACCGTTGGGGCCAACAAAAACTCGATTAAGATTATTGGGGAAGAAACCGATAATTACGCTCAAGGTTATTTCGTCTATGACTCCAAGAAATCTGGGGCAATGACGGTTTCTCACTTGCGCTTTGGCCCGAATCCGATTCGCTCTATTTACCTCATTGAACAAGCCAATTTTGTCGGCTGTCACCAGTGGATTTTCCTGGAAAAATTTGATGTCTTACGCTCCGCTGGTCAAGGGGCAACCTTCCTGCTGAATAGTCCGTTTGGACCCGATGAAGTGTGGGATCAATTACCCATTGAAGTCCAAGAAGATATTGTTCGCAAGAATCTGAAATTATTCGTCATTAATGCCAACAAAGTTGCCCGTGAAAATGGCATGGCCGGACGGATTAATACGATTATGCAGGTGTGCTTCTTTGCCCTGTCCAATGTGTTGCCACGGGAAGAGGCGATCGCGCAAATCAAGAAAGCGATTAAAAAGACCTACGGCAAGAAAGGGGAAGAAATCGTCCGAGTCAACCTGCAAGCGGTTGACAACACCCTGGACAACCTATTTGAAGTCAATATCGGTGATGTCACCAGCACCATCAAACGTCCCCCGGCAGTTTCGCCTCTCGCCCCAGATTTTGTGCGCGAAGTCGAAGCCAAAATGCTGATCAAAGAAGGGGAAGACCTGCCCGTGAGTGCTTTACCTTGCGACGGCACCTATCCCACCGGCACCGCTAAATGGGAAAAACGCAACCTGGCGGAAGAAATTCCCGTTTGGGATCCAGATGTTTGCGTCCAATGTGGCAAGTGCATCATGGTTTGCCCCCACGCGGTGATTCGCGGCAAAGCTTACGATGAAAGCCAGTTAGCTAATGCCCCGGCCACCTTTAAGTTCACAGATACTAAAGATAAAGACTTTGCCGGAACCAAGTTCACCATCCAGGTAGCCCCAGAAGATTGCACGGGATGCGGTATTTGTGTGGATGTTTGCCCTGCGAAGAATAAGGCGCAACCTTCCCGCAAGGCGATTAACATGGCAGAGCAGTTGCCCTTGCGTCAACCAGAGGCGGAAAACTGGGAATTCTTCTTGAAGTTGCCCAATCCCGATCGCCAACAACTGCATATCGATCGCATTCGCCAACAACAATGGCAAGAACCCTTATTTGAGTTCTCTGGTGCTTGTGCCGGTTGTGGGGAAACTCCTTATGTGAAATTAATTTCCCAATTATTTGGCGATCGCATGATTGTCGCCAACGCCACCGGCTGCTCCTCCATTTACGGCGGCAACCTGCCCACCACCCCCTGGGCGCAAAACGCAGACGGACGTGGCCCAACCTGGTCGAACAGCTTATTTGAAGATAACGCCGAATTTGGCCTGGGCTTCCGCCTAACCGTCAACAAATTTGCCCAATTTGCCGGGGAATTATTAGTCAAACTCGGTGGTGAAGTGGGAGATAATCTCGTCCGGGATATCCTCAACAACACCCAAAAATCTGAAGCGGACATCTGGGAACAACGGGAACGAGTAGCCGCCCTGAAAGAAAAACTGCAACAAATCAATTCTCCCGACGCCAAACAGCTTCTCAGTTTAGCGGATTATCTAGTCAAGAAATCCGTCTGGATTCTCGGTGGTGACGGCTGGGCTTATGATATTGGCTACGGTGGTTTAGACCATGTACTCGCCAGTGGCCATAACGTGAATGTTCTGGTCATGGATACGGAAGTTTATTCCAATACCGGCGGACAATCTTCTAAAGCCACTCCTCGCGGCGCTGTGGCCAAGTTTGCCGCTGGTGGCAAACCCAGTCCCAAGAAAGACCTGGGCATGATGATGATGACCTACGGCAATATCTATGTAGCATCGGTGGCTATGGGGGCACGGGATGAACATACCCTGAAAGCATTCATCGAAGCGGAAGCTTATGATGGCCCGTCGATTATTATTGCCTACAGCCATTGCATCGCTCACGGCATTAACATGACCACCGCTATGAGTCACCAGAAAGAAGTGGTAGAAAGCGGACGCTGGTTGCTGTATCGCTATAATCCAGCCCTGAAAGAACAAGGACTCAACCCACTGCAATTGGATAGCCGTTCACCCAAGAAGAAAGTGGCCGATTCTTTGTTGCAAGAAAACCGCTTCAAGATGCTGACTAAGAGCAAGCCCGAAGCCGCTAAAGTCCTGCAAAAACAAGCCCAACAAGACGTGGACGATCGCTGGAAAGTTTATGAATATCTAGCATCCCGGTCTTTGGAAAATGGTAACGGTAACGGACATCAGTAG
- a CDS encoding SMP-30/gluconolactonase/LRE family protein, with amino-acid sequence MTNIKDFRLNPDQLRFFGQNLHRPESIIATKDGTLWVSDRQAAVTRIDADGTQTAIGHMGAEPNGLAMDRHRDKHRRGNLYVANIGDGKFYKLYPDGTEEVLLSEFEGKPLGSPNFVFIDRRDRLWLSVSTRTLPWVAAAINPRPDGYILLMDENGVRMVADGIYFTNEIRLDANEEYLYVAETMKSRILRFPVNPDGSLGSREVFGPDPLDYGAWVDGFTFDIEGNLWITTPLRNGLGILTPDGDYHVVFEEVKPDALKNAVTNLEANQLKPEDIFACAGENWPFPTSVTFAGSDLKTVYVGSLIMPHLITFESPIPGLPMRHWH; translated from the coding sequence ATGACCAACATCAAAGATTTCCGACTCAACCCAGACCAGTTACGCTTTTTTGGCCAAAATTTGCACCGTCCCGAAAGCATCATTGCCACTAAGGACGGCACTCTCTGGGTGTCAGATCGGCAAGCGGCTGTCACTCGCATTGACGCAGATGGCACCCAAACCGCGATCGGTCACATGGGTGCTGAACCCAATGGTCTGGCAATGGATCGTCATCGGGACAAGCATCGTAGGGGCAATCTTTATGTGGCGAATATCGGCGATGGGAAGTTTTACAAGCTATATCCCGACGGCACGGAGGAGGTACTCCTAAGTGAGTTTGAAGGCAAACCCCTGGGATCTCCGAATTTTGTGTTTATCGACCGGCGCGATCGCCTCTGGTTATCAGTTTCTACTCGCACCTTGCCCTGGGTTGCGGCAGCGATTAATCCCCGTCCCGATGGGTATATTCTGCTGATGGATGAAAACGGGGTCCGCATGGTTGCCGATGGCATTTATTTTACGAATGAAATTCGCCTGGATGCCAATGAAGAATATCTCTATGTGGCAGAAACCATGAAATCGCGGATCCTGCGTTTTCCAGTTAACCCTGATGGCAGTTTGGGCTCGCGCGAAGTCTTTGGACCCGATCCTCTGGATTACGGTGCTTGGGTCGATGGTTTCACCTTTGATATCGAAGGCAATCTTTGGATTACAACTCCCCTACGCAATGGGTTAGGAATTCTCACTCCTGATGGCGATTATCACGTCGTTTTTGAAGAGGTAAAACCGGATGCATTAAAAAATGCTGTCACCAACCTAGAAGCCAATCAATTAAAGCCAGAAGATATCTTCGCTTGCGCCGGAGAAAATTGGCCATTTCCTACTAGCGTGACTTTTGCCGGATCGGACTTAAAAACGGTGTATGTGGGTTCTTTAATTATGCCCCATTTAATTACTTTTGAGTCGCCAATTCCCGGTTTACCCATGCGCCATTGGCATTAA
- a CDS encoding dihydroorotate dehydrogenase-like protein gives MDLTTTYLGLNLRSPLVPSAAQPLTEEIDNVKRLEDAGAAAVVLHSIFAEQLRIEQYELHHHTTYGTESFAEALTYFPEPDEYKVGPETYLEHIQKAKEMVDIPIIASLNGASLGQWVDFSKQIQQAGADALELNIYSIPTDMHKTGAQVEEEYIEIVEAVRADVTIPLTIKLSPYFSNMANMASRLTKAGANGLVLFNRFMQEDINPEELEVWPHLVLSNVQESLLPMRWIALLYGRIHADMAATSGIQKGHDVVKLLMAGAKVTHVCSPLLRHGISHLAEIERELVHWMEENEYESVQQMIGTMSQVNVADESAYERAQYMKVVQSFNPDRVLI, from the coding sequence ATGGATTTAACTACGACTTATTTAGGTTTAAATTTGCGATCGCCCCTTGTGCCCTCAGCCGCGCAACCTTTGACTGAGGAAATTGATAATGTCAAACGGCTAGAAGATGCGGGGGCAGCGGCAGTAGTTTTGCATAGTATTTTTGCCGAACAACTGCGGATTGAACAATATGAACTGCATCATCACACCACTTATGGGACGGAAAGTTTTGCCGAAGCGCTGACTTATTTTCCCGAACCAGATGAATATAAAGTCGGCCCAGAAACCTATCTAGAACATATTCAAAAAGCCAAAGAAATGGTGGATATTCCCATCATTGCTTCCCTGAATGGGGCATCATTAGGTCAATGGGTTGACTTTTCCAAACAAATTCAACAAGCCGGTGCCGATGCTTTAGAATTAAATATCTACAGTATCCCCACGGATATGCACAAAACAGGGGCACAGGTTGAAGAAGAATATATCGAAATCGTGGAAGCAGTCCGCGCTGATGTCACCATTCCACTGACCATTAAACTGAGTCCTTATTTTAGCAACATGGCAAATATGGCCTCTCGGTTGACGAAAGCAGGGGCGAATGGTTTGGTATTATTCAACCGCTTTATGCAGGAAGATATTAACCCTGAAGAGTTGGAAGTTTGGCCGCATTTAGTATTAAGTAATGTCCAAGAATCTCTCTTGCCAATGCGTTGGATTGCCCTATTATATGGTCGCATTCATGCAGATATGGCCGCTACCAGTGGGATTCAAAAAGGCCATGATGTGGTGAAACTTTTAATGGCTGGGGCAAAAGTGACTCATGTTTGTTCACCATTACTCCGTCATGGGATTTCTCACCTAGCAGAAATTGAGCGGGAACTGGTGCATTGGATGGAAGAAAATGAATATGAATCCGTGCAGCAAATGATTGGCACCATGTCACAAGTTAATGTGGCTGATGAAAGTGCCTATGAACGGGCTCAATATATGAAAGTTGTTCAAAGTTTTAATCCCGATCGCGTCCTGATTTAG
- a CDS encoding HigA family addiction module antitoxin, translated as MIRFPTHRPPTHPGEMILEEFLIPMGLTPEELADAIHLSYQHVNEIINQRQEITPSTALRLAKFFGISPDFWMNLQLRWDLYQAEQKDQDILKTIRPYLSTSA; from the coding sequence ATGATTCGCTTTCCCACTCATCGCCCACCCACTCACCCTGGGGAGATGATATTAGAAGAGTTTTTGATTCCGATGGGTCTGACACCGGAAGAATTAGCCGATGCTATTCATCTATCATATCAGCACGTTAATGAAATTATTAACCAACGGCAAGAAATTACTCCGAGTACGGCTCTGCGGCTGGCTAAATTCTTTGGTATTTCCCCGGATTTCTGGATGAATCTGCAACTGCGTTGGGATTTATATCAGGCAGAGCAGAAAGACCAAGATATCCTTAAGACAATTCGCCCGTATCTGTCAACATCTGCCTAA